The following proteins are encoded in a genomic region of Dioscorea cayenensis subsp. rotundata cultivar TDr96_F1 chromosome 8, TDr96_F1_v2_PseudoChromosome.rev07_lg8_w22 25.fasta, whole genome shotgun sequence:
- the LOC120266396 gene encoding LOW QUALITY PROTEIN: U4/U6.U5 tri-snRNP-associated protein 2-like (The sequence of the model RefSeq protein was modified relative to this genomic sequence to represent the inferred CDS: inserted 4 bases in 3 codons), giving the protein MESYRKQKPELDLEKEEQTSIPVLAPYSDDDENDNGVVEEEEEAGFQKPAAPQCRQVVVRRDCPYLDTVNRQVLDFDFEKFCSISLSNLNVYACLVSGKYYQGRGLNSHAYTNSLEAGHHVYINLQTEKVYCLPDGYEINDPSLDDIRHVLNPRFSREQVLHLDENRQWSRALDGSNYLPGMVGLNNIKETDFVDVTIQSCSXENFFLVPENYQHCKSPLVHRFGELTRKIWHAQNLKGQVSPHEFLQAVMKASDKRFQIGVQSDPVEFMSWLLNTLHMKLRHSKKKNKSIIHDCFQGELEVVKESQKKPFIEKKERNEKQNKMVNAVDEGTNGVVKEISAVSFLMLGLDLPPPPLFKDAMEKNIIPQVPLFNILKKFDGESVTEVTRKSLARMRYRVTRLPKYLILHMRRFTKNNFFIEKNPTLVNFPVKNLEVKDYIPLPPPKENMKMRXKYDLIANIVHXGKPGEGVYRAFVQCKLEELWYEMQDLHVTETLPQMVALSEAYMQISEQHE; this is encoded by the exons ATGGAGTCCtatagaaaacaaaaaccagAGCTCGACcttgaaaaagaagaacaaacatCCATTCCCGTCCTCGCCCCTTATAGCGATGATGACGAGAATGACAATGGAGttgtggaggaggaggaggaggcagGGTTTCAAAAGCCAGCGGCGCCGCAGTGCCGCCAGGTCGTGGTCCGCCGTGACTGCCCTTACTTGGATACCGTCAACCGGCAG GTCTTGGACTTTGATTTCGAGAAATTTTGCTCAATTTCCCTGTCTAATTTGAATGTCTATGCTTGTTTAGTCTCTGGCAAGTACTACCAAGGTAGAGGTTTGAATTCTCATGCGTATACTAATAGTCTTGAAGCTGGGCACCATGTGTATATCAATCTCCAGACTGAAAAGGTTTATTGCCTTCCTGATGGATATGAGATCAATGATCCTTCTTTAGATGATATTCGGCATGTTTTGAACCCGAG GTTTTCTCGAGAACAAGTCCTGCATCTTGATGAAAATAGGCAATGGTCAAGAGCACTGGATGGTTCTAATTATCTTCCTGGAATG GTTGGTCTTAACAACATCAAGGAAACTGATTTTGTGGATGTAACAATTCAATCTTGTTC TGAGAATTTTTTCCTTGTTCCTGAGAATTATCAGCACTGCAAGTCTCCACTTGTCCATCGTTTTGGAGAGCTTACACGGAAGATTTGGCATGCCCAAAACTTAAAGGGGCAG GTGAGCCCCCATGAGTTTTTGCAAGCAGTCATGAAAGCTAGTGATAAAAGGTTCCAAATAGGAGTGCAATCTGATCCGGTTGAATTCATGTCTTGGTTATTGAATACACTGCATATGAAACTTAGGcattcaaagaagaagaacaagagcaTCATCCATGACTGTTTTCAG GGTGAGCTGGAGGTTGTGAAAGAAAGCCAAAAGAAACCATTTattgagaagaaagaaaggaatgAGAAGCAGAACAAAATGGTCAATGCAGTTGATGAGGGTACAAATGGTGTTGTAAAGGAAATATCTGCAGTTTCATTTTTAATGTTGGGTCTAGACTTGCCTCCACCCCCTCTTTTTAAAGATGCTATGGAGAAAAATATCATCCCACAG GTTCCTCTTTTTAACATATTGAAGAAATTCGATGGAGAGTCCGTGACGGAAGTT acccgaaagTCGTTGGCAAGAATGAGATACCGTGTTACCAGACTACCAAAGTATCTCATTCTTCATATGCGTAGATTCACCAAAAATAACTTCTTCATAGAAAAAAATCCCACTCTTG TCAATTTTCCTGTGAAGAATCTTGAAGTGAAGGATTACATTCCATTACCACCACCGAAGGAGAACATGAAGATGA TCAAGTATGATCTTATTGCAAATATTGTTC GAGGGAAGCCGGGGGAAGGGGTTTACAGAGCTTTTGTTCAGTGCAAATTAGAAGAGCTATG GTACGAGATGCAGGATCTCCATGTGACCGAAACTCTTCCTCAAATGGTTGCTCTTTCAGAGGCTTACATGCAGATTTCTGAGCAGCATGAGTGA
- the LOC120266524 gene encoding zinc finger A20 and AN1 domain-containing stress-associated protein 11-like, with the protein MAQREKKEMELQVPENCLPAAGFSSPTCSARDPPRSGPIQPQESSEGGKRLRSDEDKEKEEVVKPALVPSKAVSRCAGCRKRVGLMGFRCRCGELFCGDHRYSDRHDCSFDYKAAGKAAIARENPVVRAAKIVRI; encoded by the coding sequence ATGGCGCaaagagagaagaaggagatggagCTCCAAGTGCCCGAGAACTGCCTTCCAGCCGCCGGATTCTCGTCTCCGACGTGCTCCGCTCGAGATCCACCCCGATCGGGACCGATCCAGCCGCAGGAGTCATCGGAAGGAGGGAAGAGGTTGAGATCAGATGaagacaaggagaaggaggaggtggTGAAGCCGGCGTTGGTGCCGTCCAAAGCGGTGAGTCGGTGCGCGGGGTGTAGAAAAAGGGTGGGGTTGATGGGGTTCCGGTGCCGGTGCGGCGAGCTGTTTTGCGGCGATCACCGGTACTCCGATCGGCACGATTGCAGCTTCGATTACAAGGCGGCCGGCAAGGCGGCGATCGCCAGGGAGAATCCGGTTGTCAGGGCGGCGAAGATCGTTCggatttga
- the LOC120267250 gene encoding uncharacterized protein LOC120267250: protein MHAYGLIIEGRINFKLQSLRKEFIDGFLINARRKKDASYLLTIKQEEKESMKDYVERFLTATLEVQDLQATVAVSGMLQGTRSRDFQKSLSLDQPLTLGDLFSRANKFILSEDVMRHINAGNRDKKRKDRDETNDEGRKTGRGNEHRQVPKLKFENFTPLSQPCSTILESIEGSGLLTFPPKANKTMGKFTDAYCRFHKTHGHSTDRCRELMNEIESLVRQGKLKKFVYSEA from the coding sequence ATGCACGCATATGGTTTAATAATCGAAGGAAGGatcaatttcaaacttcaatCACTGAGGAAGGAATTTATAGATGGGTTCCTCATTAATGCTAGGAGAAAGAAGGACGCTTCGTATCTTCTGACCattaaacaagaagagaaagagagcatGAAAGACTATGTTGAAAGATTTCTTACTGCTACCTTAGAAGTACAGGATCTTCAAGCCACAGTGGCCGTATCAGGAATGCTTCAAGGGACAAGgtcaagagattttcaaaaatccctTTCCCTAGATCAACCCCTCACTCTTGGAGATCTGTTCAGTCGAGCTAATAAGTTTATCCTTTCGGAAGATGTTATGAGGCACATCAATGCTGGAAAcagagataagaaaagaaaagatagagatgAAACGAACGATGAAGGGAGAAAGACTGGAAGGGGAAATGAACACAGACAAGTtccaaaactcaaatttgagaACTTCACACCATTAAGCCAACCATGTTCTACCATCCTAGAAAGTATAGAAGGATCTGGGCTCCTAACCTTTCCTCCTAAGGCAAACAAGACAATGGGCAAATTTACAGACGCATACTGCAGGTTTCACAAAACCCATGGACACTCAACTGATAGATGCAGAGAactgatgaatgagattgaatcTCTAGTGCGGCAAGGAAAGCTTAAGAAATTTGTCTACTCAGAAGCATAG